In Quercus lobata isolate SW786 chromosome 12, ValleyOak3.0 Primary Assembly, whole genome shotgun sequence, a genomic segment contains:
- the LOC115972172 gene encoding uncharacterized protein LOC115972172: protein MGKSTTIFDYFKRQKTDNLEAKTDDPALPSASVDDVPISENPNSFHRVLESSCEFNQVLDNFTSEQIANDRLLLKVTIDVVKLLAFQGLLFDDFTGLISHEKFRSLLDMVASFNEKVTEVMNRAPENACYKLPDIQKEILHVFSNKVRKAIREEIGDAKFCIIVDKFYDVSWNDIIAIVLRFVDKDGFVQERFFGLVRVSNFSALTLKDGIYSVLSHHCLNIQNIRGQGYNRASNMRGEWSGLQALVSNDCPYAYHVHCFVHCMQLAIAAASKNVIPVQSFFMKLTSVVNVVGECNEKLKSSYAAEIAHMIDMVELESGRGFDEISTLQWAGDTRRSSHLKSFSSLIKIFNPICEILLEVIDDGTSSQRGEADLAYEELTSFEFVFILHLMKEVMEITNPFCQALQFQSPNILNVLHFVSSTKVLIQKFRDDGWDGLLTTVKSFCKACNIDVPDMNARYVRFRGLARHQKDYFTIEHHYRVNIFNATIDSIVQELNRRFSEHVVELLRLSSALDPREACESFRIEDILLLVNKFYPQDFTDHEKQQLKVELDHYEHDVVRHLDFKKLSTISELCQWLVKTRKSIDYHLVYRVVILVLTLPISIATTERAFSAMNIVKTWLVDKVQDDFLADSLILYMERETAAKFSLESIIDDFQDFKERRVPF, encoded by the coding sequence ATGGGAAAGTCAACTACAATATTTGATTAtttcaaaagacaaaaaacagATAATTTAGAAGCCAAAACTGATGATCCCGCGTTGCCGAGTGCCAGTGTTGATGATGTCCCAATTTCTGAAAATCCCAACTCATTTCATAGAGTTTTGGAGAGCTCGTGTGAGTTTAATCAAGTGCTTGACAATTTCACTTCTGAACAAATTGCAAATGACCGGCTGCTATTAAAGGTCACCATTGATGTTGTCAAATTGCTTGCATTCCAAGGTCTTCTGTTTGATGATTTCACTGGTTTAATCAGTCACGAAAAATTCCGTTCACTTTTGGATATGGTGGCATCATTTAATGAAAAGGTTACTGAAGTGATGAATAGAGCTCCTGAGAATGCGTGTTACAAATTACCTGATAtccaaaaagaaattttacatgttttttcAAACAAGGTGAGAAAGGCAATTCGCGAAGAAATTGGTGATGCAAAGTTTTGCATAATTGTTGATAAATTTTATGATGTGTCATGGAATGATATAATTGCTATTGTTTTAAGGTTTGTAGACAAAGACGGCTTTGTGCAGGAACGTTTTTTTGGGTTAGTTCGTGTCTCCAACTTTTCGGCATTAACCCTAAAAGATGGGATATATTCTGTTTTGTCTCATCATTGTCTAAATATCCAAAATATTCGAGGACAGGGGTATAATAGGGCAAGTAATATGAGAGGGGAGTGGAGTGGATTACAAGCTTTAGTTTCAAATGATTGTCCATATGCTTACCATGTCCATTGTTTTGTACATTGCATGCAATTAGCGATAGCGGCAGCATCAAAGAACGTTATCCCTGTTCAAAGTTTTTTCATGAAATTAACTTCTGTTGTCAATGTTGTTGGTGAGTGTAATGAGAAACTAAAAAGTTCTTATGCTGCTGAAATTGCACATATGATTGACATGGTTGAGCTTGAATCTGGAAGGGGATTTGATGAGATTAGCACTTTGCAATGGGCTGGAGATACTCGTCGGAGTTCTCACTTGAAATCGTTTTCTAGCTTGATAAAAATATTCAATCCAATATGTGAAATTTTACTTGAGGTCATTGATGACGGAACTAGTTCCCAACGAGGAGAAGCAGACTTAGCTTATGAGGAATTGACATCATTTGAATTTGTGTTCATTTTGCATCTAATGAAAGAAGTTATGGAGATCACTAATCCGTTTTGTCAAGCTTTGCAATTCCAGTCTCCAAACATtttaaatgtcttgcattttgtttcATCCACTAAAGTACTTATCCAAAAATTCAGAGATGATGGATGGGATGGCTTACTTACCACTGTGAAATCATTTTGTAAGGCATGCAACATAGATGTCCCAGATATGAATGCTCGTTATGTTCGGTTTCGAGGTCTAGCTCGTCATCAAAAAGATTACTTTACAATTGAGCATCATTACcgagtaaatatttttaatgctaCAATAGATTCTATAGTTCAAGAATTAAATCGTCGGTTTAGTGAGCATGTAGTGGAACTACTTCGTCTTAGCTCAGCTCTTGATCCTAGAGAAGCATGTGAATCTTTTAGAATCGAAGATATTTTATTGTTGGTAAACAAGTTTTATCCACAAGACTTCACAGACCATGAAAAGCAACAACTGAAAGTGGAACTTGATCATTATGAGCATGATGTAGTTCGGCATCTGGACTTCAAAAAGCTGTCAACTATTTCTGAATTGTGCCAATGGTTGGTAAAAACTAGAAAATCAATAGACTACCATCTTGTTTATAGAGTGGTTATACTTGTGCTTACTCTTCCAATTTCTATTGCAACTACGGAGCGAGCATTTTCAGCCATGAATATTGTCAAAACTTGGCTTGTAGACAAAGTGCAAGATGATTTTCTGGCGGACTCTTTGATTTTGTATATGGAGAGGGAGACTGCTGCAAAATTTAGTTTGGAATCAATCATCGATGATTTTCAAGATTTCAAAGAACGTCGAGTTCCATTTTGA
- the LOC115971338 gene encoding probable calcium-binding protein CML18, with the protein MSNKQPIELDDDQIAELREIFRSFDRNNDGSLTQLELGSLLRSLGLKPSPEQLETLIQKTDTNSNGLIEFSEFITLVAPDLLPAKSPYTEDQLRQLFRLFDRDGNGFITAAELAHSMAKLGHALTAEELTGMIKEADLDGDGTINFEEFSLAINSAAFDNSWS; encoded by the coding sequence ATGAGCAACAAGCAACCAATTGAGCTTGACGATGATCAAATCGCTGAGCTGCGTGAAATATTTCGTTCATTTGATCGGAACAATGATGGGAGTTTGACACAACTTGAGCTAGGATCTCTCTTGCGATCACTTGGTCTAAAACCAAGCCCGGAACAGCTTGAAACCTTGATTCAAAAGACTGATACGAACAGCAACGGTCTGATTGAGTTTTCGGAGTTTATAACACTTGTGGCACCTGACCTCCTTCCAGCTAAGTCTCCATATACAGAAGACCAGCTGAGGCAGTTGTTTAGGCTTTTTGATAGAGATGGAAATGGGTTTATAACTGCGGCCGAGTTGGCCCATTCTATGGCCAAGTTGGGGCATGCGCTTACTGCAGAGGAGTTGACCGGGATGATCAAGGAGGCTGATTTGGATGGAGATGGGACAATTAATTTTGAGGAGTTCTCCCTAGCAATAAATTCCGCAGCATTTGATAATTCATGGTCTTGA